DNA from Mycobacterium sp. SMC-8:
AAGAACCGCGGCGGTTCGTAGATGTTGAGTTCCACGGTGTCGACCACACCGCCGGTCAGCGTGACGTTCAGCGCACCCTCACCCTCGACCCGGGTCAGTGCTCCGACGCGTAGGGTGCGGCTTCCGTTGTTCCCGGCGTTCACGGCTCGTTGCGCTCGGTGTCGGTGCGTGCGGTGTCGTTGCGTTGGCCGGCGAAGCGGGTGACGTTGAACGTGCTGAACACCCGCTCGACGTCGGGGCCCGACATCCCGTCGCGGCGCAGCACCGGGATCAGCGCCGCGGTGTTCGGCGTAGCGGCCGGGCCGAAGCAGCCGTAACACCCTCGGGACAGCGACGGGCACAGCGCGCCGCAACCCGCGTGTGTGACCGGGCCCAGGCACGGGGTGCCGTCGGCGACCACGACGCAGGTGACACCGCGGTTCTTGCACTCGGTGCACACCGTCTTGGCGGGCAGCCGGGGTTTCCTGCCGACCAGCAGCGCCGCGAGGGTGTCGAGCAGTTGTCCGCGGTCGATCGGGCACCCCTGGAGCTGGTAGTCGACCGTGACATGCGCCGAGGCGGGCGTCGAGGTCGCCAGGGTGTCGATGTACTCGGGTTGCGCGTACACGAGCGAGGTGAACTCGTCGACGTCGGCGAAGTTGCGCAGCGCCTGAATCCCGCCCGCGGTCGCGCACGCGCCGATCGTCACCAGGATCTGCGATTGGGCCCGGATCTCGGCGATCCGCCGCGCGTCGGCCGCGGTGGTGATCGATCCCTCGACCAGAGAGACGTCATAGGGGCCGGCGGCGATCGCGCTGGACGCCTCCAGGAACGTGGCGATCTCTACCTGCCCGGCGAGGGTCAGCAGCTCGTCTTCGCAGTCGAGCAGCGTCAGCTGGCAGCCGTCACACGAGGCGAACTTCCACACCGCGAGCCTGGGGACACTCATCTATAGCTCCTCGACCTGCAACAACGG
Protein-coding regions in this window:
- a CDS encoding oxidoreductase gives rise to the protein MSVPRLAVWKFASCDGCQLTLLDCEDELLTLAGQVEIATFLEASSAIAAGPYDVSLVEGSITTAADARRIAEIRAQSQILVTIGACATAGGIQALRNFADVDEFTSLVYAQPEYIDTLATSTPASAHVTVDYQLQGCPIDRGQLLDTLAALLVGRKPRLPAKTVCTECKNRGVTCVVVADGTPCLGPVTHAGCGALCPSLSRGCYGCFGPAATPNTAALIPVLRRDGMSGPDVERVFSTFNVTRFAGQRNDTARTDTERNEP